From a single Streptomyces liliifuscus genomic region:
- a CDS encoding extracellular solute-binding protein yields the protein MKRKLIAAVGVAGMLMSVAACGGDDGDSGGKTGADGFKGQTLTVWAMDGSTPPGWTKDLTAAFEKKTKAKLKFETQQWNGIQQKITTALSEENPPDVLEVGNTQTPAYAATGGLADLSDLKSEIGADWTKALNESSVFDGKQYAAPWYFANRVVIYNKKVWADAGIKDTPKTRDEFFDALETIEKKTDAEPIYLPGQNWYFFDGLTIGQGADLVKKDGDKYVSNLADPKVGKAMEIYKEYQAFSKAPKDKDEATPQQAEVFAKGNVGAFIGMGWEAGTAIAANKKIEKDIGYFTIPGESAAEPEGVFLGGSNFAVAAGSKKQELAKEFLKMALSDKFEGALAKENGVIPNKESLQTNLAGNGAAEAAAPAAAGGGTTPLIPEWAAVENDPNPIKAYMTAVLKGKSPAEAAKQVESEINKRLAQSS from the coding sequence GTGAAGCGCAAGCTCATTGCGGCTGTCGGTGTCGCGGGCATGTTGATGTCCGTAGCGGCCTGTGGCGGCGACGACGGTGACAGTGGCGGCAAGACGGGGGCCGACGGGTTCAAGGGGCAGACCCTGACCGTCTGGGCCATGGACGGTTCCACGCCGCCCGGCTGGACCAAGGACCTCACGGCCGCCTTCGAGAAGAAGACGAAGGCCAAGCTGAAGTTCGAGACGCAGCAGTGGAACGGCATCCAGCAGAAGATCACCACCGCGCTCTCCGAGGAGAACCCGCCGGACGTCCTGGAGGTCGGCAACACCCAGACCCCGGCGTACGCGGCCACCGGCGGTCTCGCGGACCTGTCGGACCTCAAGTCGGAGATAGGCGCCGACTGGACCAAGGCCCTGAACGAGTCCTCGGTCTTCGACGGCAAGCAGTACGCGGCCCCGTGGTACTTCGCCAACCGTGTCGTCATCTACAACAAGAAGGTCTGGGCCGACGCGGGCATCAAGGACACCCCGAAGACGCGGGACGAGTTCTTCGACGCCCTGGAGACCATCGAAAAGAAGACCGACGCCGAGCCGATCTACCTGCCCGGCCAGAACTGGTACTTCTTCGACGGTCTGACCATCGGCCAGGGCGCCGACCTGGTGAAGAAGGACGGCGACAAGTACGTCTCCAACCTCGCGGACCCGAAGGTCGGCAAGGCCATGGAGATCTACAAGGAGTACCAGGCCTTCTCCAAGGCGCCCAAGGACAAGGACGAGGCGACCCCGCAGCAGGCCGAGGTCTTCGCCAAGGGCAACGTCGGTGCCTTCATCGGCATGGGCTGGGAGGCCGGCACGGCCATCGCCGCCAACAAGAAGATCGAGAAGGACATCGGCTACTTCACCATTCCCGGTGAGTCGGCCGCCGAGCCCGAGGGTGTCTTCCTCGGCGGCTCCAACTTCGCGGTCGCCGCGGGCAGCAAGAAGCAGGAACTCGCCAAGGAGTTCCTGAAGATGGCGCTGTCCGACAAGTTCGAGGGCGCGCTCGCCAAGGAGAACGGCGTCATCCCGAACAAGGAGTCGCTGCAGACCAACCTCGCGGGCAACGGCGCCGCCGAGGCCGCGGCCCCGGCCGCGGCCGGCGGTGGCACCACGCCGCTGATCCCCGAGTGGGCCGCCGTGGAGAACGACCCGAACCCGATCAAGGCGTACATGACCGCGGTTCTGAAGGGCAAGTCCCCCGCCGAGGCCGCCAAGCAGGTCGAGTCGGAGATCAACAAGCGGCTCGCACAGAGCAGCTGA
- a CDS encoding GntR family transcriptional regulator codes for MSTDVSSAENEGGAPIRTARVPKYYRLKKHLLDMTETLPPGTPVPPERTLAAEFDTSRTTVRQALQELVVEGRLERIQGKGTFVAKPKVSQALQLTSYTEDMRAQGLEPTSQLLDIGYITADDTLAELLDITAGGRVLRIERLRLASGEPMAIETTHLSAKRFPALRRSLVKYTSLYTALAEVYDVHLAEAEETIETSLATPREAGLLGTDVGLPMLMLSRHSLDRGGLPVEWVRSVYRGDRYKFVARLKRPVE; via the coding sequence ATGAGCACCGACGTCAGCAGTGCGGAGAACGAGGGTGGGGCCCCCATCCGTACCGCGCGCGTGCCCAAGTACTACCGCCTCAAGAAGCATCTGCTCGACATGACGGAGACGCTGCCGCCCGGCACACCGGTACCGCCCGAGCGCACCCTCGCCGCCGAGTTCGACACCTCGCGCACGACCGTGCGGCAGGCCCTTCAGGAGCTGGTCGTCGAGGGCCGCCTTGAGCGGATCCAGGGCAAGGGCACGTTCGTCGCCAAGCCGAAGGTCTCGCAGGCGCTGCAACTCACCTCGTACACCGAGGACATGAGGGCCCAGGGCCTCGAACCCACCTCGCAGCTCCTGGACATCGGCTACATCACGGCGGACGACACGCTCGCCGAGCTGCTCGACATCACCGCCGGCGGGCGGGTGCTGCGCATCGAGCGGCTGCGGCTCGCGAGCGGGGAGCCGATGGCGATCGAGACGACGCATCTGTCCGCGAAGCGGTTTCCCGCGTTGCGGCGGTCGCTCGTCAAGTACACCTCGCTGTACACGGCGTTGGCGGAGGTGTACGACGTTCATCTCGCCGAGGCCGAGGAGACGATCGAGACGTCGCTGGCGACTCCTCGGGAGGCGGGTCTTCTCGGTACGGATGTGGGGCTGCCGATGCTGATGCTGTCCCGGCACTCGCTCGACAGGGGTGGGTTGCCGGTGGAGTGGGTGCGGTCGGTGTACCGGGGGGACCGGTACAAGTTCGTTGCGCGTCTGAAGAGGCCTGTGGAGTAA
- a CDS encoding carbon starvation CstA family protein encodes MRTDSPQTASPQGPRKASPQTIVIWTVVALVCAAGWSVLALSRGEEVSAVWMVAAALGSYAIAYRFYSKFIAYKVLKVDKTRATPAERLNNGIDFHPTDRRVLLGHHFAAIAGAGPLVGPVLAAQMGYLPGTIWIIVGVIFAGAVQDMVVLFFSTRRDGRSLGQMAREEIGPFGGAAALLAAFAIMIILLGVLALVIVNALAQSPWGTFSIAMTIPIALLMGFYLRVLRPGRVSEVSLIGVGLLLLALVAGRWVAESSWAGAFTLAPSTLVIWLVAYGFIASILPVWMLLAPRDYLSTFMKIGTIALLAIGVVVAMPTLKMDPVTDFATRGDGPVFAGSLFPFVFITIACGALSGFHSLISSGTTPKMIQKETQVRMIGYGSMLMESSVAVMALIAASIIDPGLYFAMNAPAGVIGDTVQNASQVVGSWGYQISPEDLAAAAKNVEEASLLSRTGGAPTLAIGVSEIFSEVTGGGLRAFWYHFAIMFEALFILTALDAGTRVGRFMLQDTLGNIYKPFKNVSWKPGLVITSAIVCGLWGYFLWVGVHEPLGGINQLFPIFGISNQLLAAVALAVCTTLLVKSGRLKWAWITGIPLAWDATVTLTASWQKVFSSDPRVGFFKQRSVYQDGIDRGELIAPAKSMDDMHTIVTNSTVDGVLSAVLALLIVIVIADSTRVCIRHIRRPALSTLSESPYVESKIVAPAGLFPTKEEKEEERDAVGAAPGG; translated from the coding sequence GTGCGCACCGACAGCCCACAGACGGCATCGCCCCAAGGCCCTCGCAAGGCAAGTCCGCAAACCATCGTCATCTGGACCGTCGTCGCGCTGGTGTGCGCGGCCGGTTGGTCGGTCCTCGCGCTGTCCCGGGGCGAGGAGGTGTCGGCCGTCTGGATGGTGGCCGCCGCCCTCGGCTCGTACGCCATCGCCTATCGCTTCTACTCGAAGTTCATCGCCTACAAGGTCCTGAAGGTCGACAAGACCCGGGCCACGCCCGCCGAGCGGCTCAACAACGGCATCGACTTCCACCCCACGGACCGGCGCGTACTGCTCGGCCACCACTTCGCGGCGATCGCGGGTGCGGGTCCGCTGGTCGGGCCCGTACTGGCCGCGCAGATGGGGTATCTGCCCGGCACCATCTGGATCATCGTCGGCGTGATCTTCGCGGGGGCGGTCCAGGACATGGTCGTCCTGTTCTTCTCCACCCGCCGGGACGGCAGGTCCCTCGGGCAGATGGCACGCGAGGAGATCGGCCCGTTCGGCGGCGCGGCCGCCCTGCTCGCCGCCTTCGCCATCATGATCATCCTGCTCGGGGTGCTCGCGCTGGTCATCGTGAACGCGCTCGCCCAGTCGCCGTGGGGCACCTTCTCCATCGCGATGACGATCCCGATCGCCCTGCTGATGGGCTTCTACCTGCGGGTCCTGCGGCCCGGCCGGGTCAGCGAGGTCTCGCTGATCGGCGTCGGCCTGCTGCTGCTCGCGCTGGTCGCGGGCCGCTGGGTCGCCGAGTCGTCGTGGGCCGGCGCGTTCACGCTCGCGCCCTCGACACTGGTGATCTGGCTGGTGGCGTACGGCTTCATCGCGTCGATCCTGCCCGTGTGGATGCTGCTCGCGCCCCGCGACTACCTCTCCACCTTCATGAAGATCGGCACCATCGCGCTGCTGGCGATCGGTGTCGTCGTCGCGATGCCGACGCTGAAGATGGACCCGGTCACGGACTTCGCCACGCGCGGGGACGGGCCGGTCTTCGCCGGTTCGCTCTTCCCGTTCGTCTTCATCACCATCGCGTGCGGGGCCCTGTCCGGCTTCCACTCCCTCATCTCCTCCGGTACCACGCCGAAGATGATCCAGAAGGAGACGCAGGTCCGGATGATCGGGTACGGCTCCATGCTCATGGAGTCGTCCGTGGCCGTGATGGCGCTGATCGCGGCGTCCATCATCGACCCGGGTCTGTACTTCGCGATGAACGCGCCGGCGGGTGTCATCGGGGACACGGTCCAGAACGCCTCGCAGGTGGTGGGGAGCTGGGGGTACCAGATCTCCCCCGAGGACCTGGCCGCCGCGGCGAAGAACGTCGAGGAGGCGTCCCTGCTGTCGCGGACCGGTGGCGCGCCCACCCTCGCGATCGGCGTCTCGGAGATCTTCTCCGAGGTCACCGGGGGCGGTCTGCGCGCGTTCTGGTATCACTTCGCGATCATGTTCGAGGCGCTGTTCATCCTGACCGCGCTCGACGCGGGCACCCGCGTGGGCCGCTTCATGCTCCAGGACACGCTGGGAAACATCTACAAACCCTTCAAGAATGTGAGCTGGAAGCCCGGACTCGTCATCACGAGCGCGATCGTCTGCGGTCTCTGGGGCTACTTCCTGTGGGTCGGCGTCCACGAACCGCTCGGCGGGATCAACCAGCTTTTCCCGATCTTCGGTATCTCCAACCAGCTCCTCGCGGCGGTCGCCCTGGCCGTCTGCACGACCCTGCTGGTGAAGTCCGGACGCCTCAAATGGGCCTGGATCACGGGGATTCCGCTCGCCTGGGACGCCACGGTGACGCTGACCGCGAGCTGGCAGAAGGTCTTCTCCAGCGACCCGCGCGTCGGCTTCTTCAAGCAGCGCTCGGTCTACCAGGACGGCATCGACCGGGGCGAGCTCATCGCGCCCGCCAAGAGCATGGACGACATGCACACGATCGTCACGAACTCCACAGTCGACGGCGTCCTGTCCGCAGTCCTCGCCCTGCTCATCGTGATCGTGATCGCGGACTCGACGAGGGTGTGCATCCGGCACATACGCCGTCCCGCGCTCTCCACGCTCAGCGAGTCGCCGTATGTCGAGTCGAAGATCGTCGCCCCGGCCGGGCTGTTCCCGACCAAGGAGGAGAAGGAGGAGGAACGCGATGCGGTCGGCGCTGCTCCGGGCGGCTAG
- a CDS encoding YbdD/YjiX family protein, which yields MRSALLRAASRTVRGVRWYVRELTDESAYDRYVAHVREGHPEAVVPSRREFERMRTDRQEEDPRQGFRCC from the coding sequence ATGCGGTCGGCGCTGCTCCGGGCGGCTAGCCGGACGGTCAGGGGCGTGCGCTGGTACGTACGGGAGCTCACCGACGAATCGGCGTACGACCGCTATGTCGCGCATGTGCGCGAGGGGCACCCCGAGGCGGTCGTACCGTCGCGGCGGGAGTTCGAGCGGATGCGCACGGACCGTCAGGAAGAGGACCCCCGGCAGGGCTTCCGCTGCTGCTGA
- a CDS encoding DUF3311 domain-containing protein, which translates to MSEAPDAPRAPEGKPPVATPPVVTPPVVTPVRVVIAVCLIAPFVAMLWVGSYAKVDPAFIGIPFFYWYQMLWVFISTALTMVAYKLWNRDQRARKSQKEGASA; encoded by the coding sequence ATGTCTGAAGCGCCGGATGCGCCAAGAGCGCCCGAAGGGAAACCACCGGTGGCGACCCCGCCGGTCGTGACACCGCCTGTCGTCACACCGGTCCGCGTGGTGATCGCCGTCTGCCTGATCGCGCCGTTCGTGGCGATGCTCTGGGTCGGCTCGTACGCGAAGGTCGACCCGGCCTTCATCGGCATCCCGTTCTTCTACTGGTACCAGATGCTGTGGGTGTTCATCTCGACCGCACTCACGATGGTCGCGTACAAGCTGTGGAACCGTGACCAGCGCGCCCGCAAGTCCCAGAAGGAGGGCGCGTCCGCATGA
- the mctP gene encoding monocarboxylate uptake permease MctP, producing the protein MNDGVNGVALAVFIFFFLAVTVMGFLAARWRRAETESLDEWGLGGRSFGTWVTWFLLGGDLYTAYTFVAVPAAIYAAGAAGFFAVPYTILVYPLIFTFLPRLWSVSHKHGYVTTSDFVRGRFGSKGLSLAVAVTGILATMPYIALQLVGIQAVLDVMGVGGGEDTNWFVKDLPLLIAFGVLAAYTYSSGLRAPALIAFVKDTLIYIVIAVAIIYIPIKLGGFDEIFAKAGEAYSQTNPATGAPRGALAPGEAGQWTYATLALGSALALFMYPHSITATLSSRSREVIRRNTTILPLYSLMLGLLALLGFMAIAAGVKVSNGQLAIPQLFEDMFPAWFAGVAFAAIGIGALVPAAIMSIAAANLFTRNIYKDFIRPDATPAQETKVSKLVSLLVKVGALVFVLTMDKTVAINFQLLGGIWILQTFPALVGGLFTRWFHRWALLAGWAVGMLYGTVAAYGVASPTQKHFGGSSKEIPGIGEIGYIGLTAFVLNVVVTVVLTFALKALKAPEGIDETSPEDYTADAGDKGVQVELPPATAGANH; encoded by the coding sequence ATGAACGACGGCGTGAACGGCGTGGCACTCGCCGTCTTCATCTTCTTCTTCCTGGCCGTCACGGTCATGGGCTTCCTGGCCGCGCGCTGGCGCAGGGCCGAGACCGAGAGTCTCGACGAATGGGGCCTGGGCGGACGGTCGTTCGGCACCTGGGTCACCTGGTTCCTGCTAGGCGGCGACCTCTACACGGCTTACACGTTCGTGGCGGTCCCGGCGGCGATCTACGCGGCGGGCGCGGCCGGCTTCTTCGCCGTCCCGTATACGATCCTCGTCTACCCGCTGATCTTCACATTCCTGCCCCGCCTGTGGTCGGTCTCGCACAAGCACGGGTACGTGACGACGTCGGACTTCGTGCGCGGCCGCTTCGGCTCGAAGGGCCTGTCGCTGGCCGTCGCGGTGACGGGCATCCTCGCGACGATGCCGTACATCGCGCTCCAACTGGTCGGCATCCAGGCCGTCCTGGACGTGATGGGCGTCGGCGGCGGCGAGGACACCAACTGGTTCGTCAAGGACCTGCCGCTGCTCATCGCCTTCGGTGTGCTGGCCGCGTACACGTACTCGTCCGGTCTGCGCGCACCCGCCCTGATCGCGTTCGTGAAGGACACGCTGATCTACATCGTCATCGCGGTGGCGATCATCTACATCCCGATCAAGCTGGGCGGCTTCGACGAGATCTTCGCCAAGGCGGGCGAGGCGTACAGCCAGACCAACCCGGCGACGGGCGCGCCGCGCGGTGCGCTGGCACCGGGTGAGGCGGGCCAATGGACCTACGCCACGCTGGCGTTGGGCTCCGCGCTGGCCCTGTTCATGTACCCGCACTCGATCACGGCCACGCTGTCGTCGCGCAGCCGTGAGGTGATCCGGCGCAACACCACGATCCTGCCGCTGTACTCGCTGATGCTGGGCCTGCTCGCGCTGCTCGGGTTCATGGCGATCGCGGCCGGAGTCAAGGTCTCCAACGGGCAGTTGGCGATCCCGCAGCTCTTCGAGGACATGTTCCCCGCGTGGTTCGCGGGAGTTGCCTTCGCGGCGATCGGTATCGGTGCGCTCGTGCCGGCCGCGATCATGTCCATCGCGGCGGCGAACCTCTTCACCCGCAACATCTACAAGGACTTCATCCGGCCCGACGCGACGCCGGCGCAGGAGACCAAGGTCTCCAAGCTGGTCTCGCTGCTCGTGAAGGTGGGTGCGCTGGTCTTCGTCCTGACCATGGACAAGACGGTGGCCATCAACTTCCAGCTGCTGGGCGGGATCTGGATCCTGCAGACGTTCCCGGCGCTGGTCGGTGGGCTGTTCACCCGGTGGTTCCACCGGTGGGCGCTGCTCGCCGGGTGGGCGGTCGGGATGCTGTACGGGACGGTGGCTGCGTACGGAGTTGCCTCGCCGACGCAGAAGCACTTCGGTGGTTCCTCGAAGGAGATTCCCGGGATCGGGGAGATCGGTTACATCGGTCTGACGGCGTTCGTCCTGAACGTGGTCGTGACGGTCGTCCTGACCTTCGCCCTCAAGGCCCTCAAGGCGCCCGAGGGCATCGACGAGACGTCCCCCGAGGACTACACGGCGGACGCGGGCGACAAGGGAGTCCAGGTCGAGCTGCCGCCGGCCACGGCGGGGGCCAACCACTAA